CATCGGTGCGGGCGAAGCGGCAAAGGAATTGCTGAGCGCGGCGATGGCGCCGCCGCCGTTGTTGGCAACGACGACCGGCTGCGGGCCGCTGTAAGGCTGGCCATAGGCCATGGAGTCGAGATCGGCGCGCGGCTGCATCACCGCGACGGGGCCGGCGGTCTGCATGCAGCCACCAAGGGTCAGCGCGGCGGACGCTGCCAGTGACGCTGCCAAGATCGACCATCGAAACGCGCGTGCAACCGGCACCGGACCAATCCCTCGAAACGAGACAAGTTAAGTGATGCACCGGTTATGGTTAATAAAGCGTTGAGGGGGGCGGGGCCGTTCTCACCCTCCCCTGGAGGGGGAGGGTCGATCGCGCGCAGCGCGAGCGGGGTGGGGTGATCTCTCCATTCGGGCACTGTTGGATGTGGAGAGACCGTCACCCCACCCCGTCTCACATTTTCGCTGCGCTCAATGTGAGCCGACCCTCCCCCTCCAGAGGAGGGTAAGGGCCGCACCCTTCGGCGACTTACGCTTACGCGCTCACACCGGCGCCGATCGGGCAGGACACGCCGGTGCCGCCGAGGCCGCAATAGCCGGCGGGATTCTTCGCCAGGTATTGCTGATGGTAATCCTCCGCGAAAAAGAATTCGCCTGCCGGCGCGATCTCGGTGGTGATGGCGCCGAGGCCCTTCGCAGCAAGCGCCTTCTGATAGAGCGCCTTCGATTGGTCGGCGGTGTTCTTCTGCGCGTCCGAATAAGTATAGATCGCGCTACGATATTGCGTCCCGACGTCGTTGCCCTGGCGCATGCCCTGCGTCGGGTTGTGGCTCTCCCAGAACGTCTTCAACAATGTCTCGTAGGAGATCTTCTTCGGATCGAACACGACGAGCACCACTTCGGTGTGGCCGGTGCGGCCCGAGCAGGTCTCTTCATAGGTCGGGTTCGGCGTGTGACCGCCGGCATAGCCGACGGCGGTGGTGTAGATGCCGTCGCCGATCTGCCAGAACTTGCGCTCGGCGCCCCAGAAGCAGCCGAGCCCGAACACCGCCTGCTCGAAACCGGCGGGATAAGGCGGCTGCAGCTTGCGGCCGTTGACGAAATGGGTGGTCGCGGTCGGAATCGCTTGCGCACGGCCGGGCAGCGCCTCGGCTGCGTTCGGCAATGCGGTGGTCTTGCGCATGAACAGCATGATCGGATCTCCGCGAAACGAGCTCTCCGTCGCCTGGGCCAGATGCTCAGGCGGCGTGCTCGCGATCAGGTGGGAATATAGGGATCTACGCTGGCGTGGGCAGCCCTGTTACGCCGCGCGTCTCGCGCGCGCTCAATCCCGGCGGGAATTGATCACTCAATCCCGGCGGGAATTGATAGCTCAATCCCGGGAATAGCCGATCAGGGGTTTCCGCGGACGGAACAGGATCATCAGCAGGATGCCGAGAATGCCGAGGACGGCGAAGACCGGCTGATCCAGCAGCAGGCGGATCACCGAGGTCCAGAGCCAGGGCGCCTTGGCCTCGACCCAGGTGCGGAATGCCGATTGGCTGGCCTGATTGATGTCGTTCCAGAACTGGCCGAACCGGGTGAATCTGAGGGTCTGGTCGGCCACCCAGCGGGCGCCGTCATAGACCATGAAGATGAACCCGCCGGCGAGCAGCAACAGCCCAATCAGTCGGAAAAAGCCGCGGATCATGCCTCACCCTATATGGTCGTCCGATCGGAGAAGCCGACAAAACGCCGCCAGCCAATAGCCGGGAGACGGCATAAATTCAACCTCTTCAGGGCGTTACGACGCCCCCTAGAGGGCCCCGGGACCGCTTTTCCAGCCTGGAAAGCGTTGACGGTGCCGAAGACCCTCTCTATAAGGGCGCCAACTGGCGGCGGGCGCAATCCTGCCGCCGCTGTTCTTTGAGCAGTTGCAGGCGCCTTGAGCTTAGGGGCTCTTTGGGCCTCAGAGACAGCCGCAAGGCTGTCGCTCATGTTCCGGGAACAGCCCAGCAACCGAACACCCTAAATCCGAGCGTCGATTACGCGGTCAAGCAAGCCGGCGCTACCCGACCAAGACGCGACCGGTTTCGCATAAGGATATTGAGACCATGGCCAATACCACCTCCGCCAAGAAGGCGACGCGCAAGATCGCCCGCCGCACCGCCGTCAACAAGTCGCGCCGCACCCAGATGCGCGGTGCCGTGCGTAACGTCGAAGAAGCCATCGCGACCGGCGACCGCGCCGCTGCCGTGAAGGCGCTGGCGAATGCCGAGCCCGCCTTGATGCGCGCCGCCCAGCGCAACATCATTCACAAGAACAACGCCAGCCGCAAAGTCTCGCGGCTCACCGCGCAGATCGCCAAGCTCGCCAAGTAACGAGACACGTAACGAGCGGAGCAACGGCGGACCCATCGGTCGGCCGATCCGATCGTACATCGCACGCGTCA
The sequence above is drawn from the Bradyrhizobium amphicarpaeae genome and encodes:
- the msrA gene encoding peptide-methionine (S)-S-oxide reductase MsrA — translated: MLFMRKTTALPNAAEALPGRAQAIPTATTHFVNGRKLQPPYPAGFEQAVFGLGCFWGAERKFWQIGDGIYTTAVGYAGGHTPNPTYEETCSGRTGHTEVVLVVFDPKKISYETLLKTFWESHNPTQGMRQGNDVGTQYRSAIYTYSDAQKNTADQSKALYQKALAAKGLGAITTEIAPAGEFFFAEDYHQQYLAKNPAGYCGLGGTGVSCPIGAGVSA
- the rpsT gene encoding 30S ribosomal protein S20, which gives rise to MANTTSAKKATRKIARRTAVNKSRRTQMRGAVRNVEEAIATGDRAAAVKALANAEPALMRAAQRNIIHKNNASRKVSRLTAQIAKLAK